The proteins below are encoded in one region of Brachyspira intermedia PWS/A:
- a CDS encoding translocation/assembly module TamB domain-containing protein, whose protein sequence is MIPALFSVSLVVSNKQKYLDNVIEYINKVSPINIYISDISISYKLELVLDNVKLYSKNNPKAFFEMDRASLGFNIFRIFIKKDPLYLLSDVNINNADFYPNLLDTSIFKSNDTNKNSYTDSRDIINNITSIFQEKNINIKNFSAKIVDNNNTTEVSITDLNGNFRDYGYFLSYDLNLPDNTIVNFNMESSTNLSNIKSEISGRDDRNDLFKYDLFITNTFYDIFIGLQNKSKYDFINFTYNYNKEDIVFSVTNIKLTKDTVHKFMSIALDTPIVSKFVKLDNKTISTVSNYINTFRDAEINSSGYYSFRERKKSHIDFDLNVRDKLFNVAVDAKLTNNKIILSNAYASVLEGNIIASGIVDLDNPISSTVSLNVNNVKAGANYLSTKVYLKPVVNADNDEIKSRFTIASLSYANSMPNPMTFEFLYKKPEKEISIRLIPNEYYQPLYASYSLDNTNPVIASAKGVIPQEIFVVLLGQNIIDNLSSLNVEYTMSNAMYTGGKGNVHVLQASSRKIYTEEYLIRIGASVYKNIIDINDIYYRLSEDGGINANAKIEYDKNFNVKINGNVNTPAGNYGLNGFSTTSTNGSKIIYASTDNSEIIASGIIATNGILDLNIKTPKTLSIKDIDINVDVDINNYMQKPLYLYGNVKANKNLAPIFALNTQFELSNQSIMFTNIILTYGENRITGDGILSSTDGITKFAALLKDLENNGIFALDTSINKNNIYGKITVNQLPFDVSGQAYGVLTANATIIGLMNNPVIYLEKFDIKDFQIPGMQFDISLNGYYRANELEIKDVLITKTGDFGMLTAKPFAKKQQIKIPYAYFSKELQNMTVEVNNMIFMSSFSGNINYNMRKLPDGREEYRLQTGPITVNKRKLPEFGTTVIRDKNDILLTNTKNHGIKGAIVGEEGNTRTDLVYMYNNDDMLNINGVIKNTKRDQVDLLVTSDIINVEVFEIFNVLFTEIASSPTNFTVDGKPYTLYAHIHGDADNVAIDGRFLGHGKKVKIAYFNDIFDDTIVDFNFDGHMFNVNNLTFTSRNKKNLTVTGEAELFKNNINYMAFDLLSSDEQLGLLDGNLNLGIAKVKGPVHVDLTVNGNMEAPRIGGILTLMKSDVQLSTLPSGSTYRERVYGILSKIYWDFTIEAWRQVRVAHNLVGDVYLEEGSKMRVYNTLLDGIELAGTINVERGSIYYLQNVYQLERGSVTFPPANSLDPIIDATAYTYKKYYPSTGNTSSQSYENELSGESVTLYMEMNARLSQLLSSEDSALRPVKFYTIPALGQYQVNQLAGIPQGTFGSREDQMFADSTANRSSINSDQLQQLTMNYSDLLLRSTVLRPVERWFRQFLGIDYINLSPTVVNNLIFVTNSSSINPTSVWDNTSVGIGKYVSKYLYLKYDVTYRVNDTTRPSLNGRNVDPYYFDHQFGFEVSLLKNYKLANFVFEYKINPFDIRGKGQDFNIVTRWRF, encoded by the coding sequence ATGATACCTGCTCTATTTAGTGTCTCTTTAGTAGTATCTAATAAACAAAAATATTTAGATAATGTTATAGAATACATAAATAAAGTAAGCCCTATAAATATATACATATCAGATATAAGTATATCCTATAAATTAGAATTAGTATTAGACAATGTAAAATTATATTCTAAAAATAATCCAAAAGCTTTTTTTGAAATGGATAGAGCTAGTTTAGGATTCAATATATTTAGAATCTTTATAAAAAAAGATCCTTTATATCTTTTAAGTGATGTAAATATTAATAATGCTGATTTTTATCCTAATTTATTAGATACTTCCATATTTAAAAGTAATGATACTAATAAAAATTCATATACAGATTCAAGAGATATCATAAATAATATTACATCTATATTTCAAGAAAAGAATATAAATATAAAAAACTTTTCTGCTAAAATAGTAGATAACAATAACACTACAGAAGTATCTATTACAGATTTAAATGGTAATTTCAGAGATTACGGATATTTTCTTTCATATGACTTAAATTTACCTGATAACACAATAGTGAATTTTAATATGGAAAGCTCAACTAACTTATCAAATATTAAATCAGAAATATCAGGTAGAGATGATAGAAATGATTTATTTAAATATGATTTATTCATTACTAATACATTTTATGATATATTTATTGGCCTACAAAATAAGAGTAAATATGATTTCATAAATTTTACATATAATTATAATAAAGAAGATATAGTATTTTCTGTTACAAATATTAAACTTACAAAAGATACTGTACATAAATTTATGAGTATAGCTTTAGATACACCTATTGTTAGTAAATTTGTAAAATTAGATAATAAAACTATAAGTACTGTAAGTAATTATATAAATACATTTAGAGATGCTGAAATTAATTCTTCCGGATATTATTCTTTTAGAGAAAGAAAAAAATCACATATAGATTTTGATTTAAATGTAAGAGATAAATTATTTAATGTAGCAGTAGATGCAAAACTTACTAATAATAAAATAATACTGTCAAATGCCTATGCTAGTGTTTTAGAAGGAAATATTATAGCAAGCGGAATAGTTGATTTAGATAATCCTATATCAAGTACAGTCTCTTTAAATGTAAATAATGTAAAGGCTGGAGCAAATTATTTATCAACAAAAGTATATTTAAAGCCGGTTGTTAATGCAGATAATGATGAAATAAAATCAAGATTTACTATAGCATCATTAAGCTATGCTAATTCTATGCCTAATCCTATGACATTTGAATTTTTATATAAGAAACCTGAAAAAGAAATATCCATAAGATTAATACCAAATGAATATTATCAGCCTTTATATGCCAGCTATTCTTTAGACAATACTAATCCTGTAATAGCTTCTGCAAAAGGGGTAATACCTCAAGAGATATTTGTAGTATTATTAGGACAGAATATAATAGATAACTTATCTTCTCTAAATGTAGAATACACTATGAGTAATGCCATGTATACTGGAGGAAAAGGAAATGTACATGTACTGCAGGCCTCATCTAGAAAAATATATACAGAAGAATACTTGATAAGAATAGGAGCATCTGTTTATAAAAACATTATAGATATTAATGATATTTATTATAGACTTTCTGAAGACGGCGGAATAAATGCTAATGCTAAAATAGAATATGATAAGAATTTTAATGTTAAAATAAATGGAAATGTTAATACTCCAGCTGGTAATTACGGACTAAACGGTTTCAGTACAACATCTACTAATGGAAGTAAAATAATATATGCTTCAACTGATAATTCAGAAATAATAGCAAGCGGAATAATAGCTACAAACGGCATATTAGATTTGAATATTAAAACACCTAAAACTTTAAGTATAAAAGATATAGATATAAATGTAGATGTGGACATAAACAATTATATGCAAAAGCCTTTATATTTATATGGTAATGTAAAGGCCAATAAAAATCTTGCTCCAATATTTGCTTTGAATACTCAATTTGAATTATCAAATCAAAGCATAATGTTTACAAATATTATTTTAACTTACGGAGAAAATAGAATAACAGGAGACGGAATATTAAGTTCTACAGATGGTATAACAAAGTTTGCTGCCTTATTAAAAGATTTAGAAAATAACGGAATATTTGCATTAGATACATCTATAAATAAAAATAATATATACGGTAAAATAACAGTTAATCAATTACCTTTTGATGTAAGCGGTCAGGCTTATGGAGTATTAACAGCAAATGCCACTATAATAGGATTGATGAATAATCCTGTAATTTATCTTGAAAAATTTGATATAAAAGATTTTCAAATACCTGGAATGCAATTTGATATATCTTTAAATGGATATTATAGAGCAAATGAACTTGAAATAAAAGATGTGCTGATAACCAAAACCGGAGATTTCGGAATGCTTACAGCAAAACCATTTGCAAAAAAACAGCAAATAAAAATTCCTTATGCCTATTTTTCAAAAGAACTTCAAAACATGACAGTAGAAGTTAATAACATGATATTTATGAGTTCATTCTCAGGAAATATAAATTATAATATGAGAAAATTACCAGACGGAAGAGAAGAATATCGATTACAAACAGGTCCTATTACTGTAAATAAAAGAAAACTGCCTGAGTTTGGAACCACAGTCATTAGAGATAAAAACGATATATTACTTACAAATACTAAAAATCATGGTATAAAAGGTGCTATAGTAGGAGAAGAAGGTAACACAAGAACTGATTTAGTTTATATGTATAATAATGATGACATGTTAAATATAAATGGTGTTATAAAAAATACTAAAAGAGATCAAGTAGATTTATTAGTTACATCAGATATAATAAATGTTGAAGTTTTTGAAATATTCAATGTTTTATTCACAGAAATAGCTTCATCTCCTACAAACTTTACAGTAGACGGCAAACCTTATACATTATATGCTCATATACATGGTGATGCTGATAATGTAGCAATAGATGGAAGATTTTTAGGACATGGAAAAAAAGTAAAAATAGCATACTTCAATGATATATTTGATGATACAATAGTAGACTTCAACTTTGACGGACATATGTTTAATGTTAATAACTTAACATTTACTTCCAGAAATAAGAAAAATTTAACTGTAACAGGAGAGGCAGAACTATTCAAAAACAACATAAATTATATGGCATTTGATTTATTATCATCAGATGAACAGCTTGGACTTTTAGACGGTAATTTAAATTTAGGTATAGCAAAAGTAAAAGGTCCTGTTCACGTTGATCTTACAGTAAATGGAAATATGGAAGCACCTAGAATAGGCGGAATACTTACTCTTATGAAAAGTGATGTTCAATTGTCTACTCTTCCTTCTGGAAGTACATATAGAGAAAGGGTTTATGGAATACTCAGTAAAATATATTGGGATTTCACTATAGAAGCTTGGCGTCAGGTTAGAGTTGCACATAATTTAGTAGGAGATGTATATTTAGAAGAAGGTTCTAAAATGAGAGTTTATAATACTCTTTTAGATGGAATAGAACTTGCCGGAACTATAAATGTAGAGCGAGGAAGTATATACTATTTGCAAAATGTATATCAGTTGGAAAGAGGCTCTGTAACTTTCCCTCCTGCTAATAGTTTGGATCCTATAATAGATGCCACTGCCTACACATATAAAAAATATTATCCTTCAACAGGAAATACATCTTCTCAATCATATGAAAATGAATTATCAGGAGAAAGTGTAACTTTATATATGGAAATGAACGCAAGACTTTCTCAGTTATTATCATCTGAGGACAGTGCATTAAGGCCGGTAAAATTCTATACTATACCTGCTTTAGGACAATATCAAGTTAATCAGCTTGCTGGAATACCTCAAGGAACTTTTGGTAGCAGGGAAGACCAAATGTTTGCAGATAGTACAGCAAATAGAAGCAGTATAAACAGTGATCAGTTGCAGCAGCTTACAATGAATTACAGCGACTTACTATTAAGAAGTACAGTATTAAGACCTGTAGAAAGATGGTTTAGACAATTTTTAGGTATAGATTATATAAACTTAAGCCCTACAGTAGTTAACAATTTAATATTCGTAACCAATAGCAGCAGTATAAATCCTACATCCGTATGGGATAATACTAGTGTTGGTATAGGTAAATATGTTTCTAAATATTTATATTTAAAATACGATGTTACATATAGAGTAAACGATACAACAAGACCTAGTTTAAATGGAAGAAACGTAGACCCTTACTATTTTGACCATCAATTTGGTTTTGAAGTATCTCTATTAAAAAATTATAAACTTGCAAATTTTGTGTTTGAGTATAAAATAAATCCTTTCGATATAAGAGGAAAAGGACAAGATTTTAATATTGTTACTCGGTGGAGATTTTAG
- a CDS encoding PTS sugar transporter subunit IIA has protein sequence MLKELIRNKIDIVDSVDNWEEAIKKGAELLIENKCIEPRYVDNIIKNIKESGPYIVLGDGMAMSHARPEDGVIKNGITLLKIKNGVDFDEKNKIFLLFTLAAENNDNHQELMEEIADLLNESEKIKRIMYDELTDLEIYDIILQ, from the coding sequence ATGTTAAAAGAGCTTATAAGAAACAAAATAGATATAGTTGATAGTGTTGATAATTGGGAAGAGGCTATAAAAAAAGGAGCTGAACTTCTTATTGAAAATAAATGTATAGAACCTAGATATGTTGATAATATTATAAAAAATATTAAAGAAAGCGGACCTTATATTGTTCTTGGAGATGGAATGGCTATGTCCCATGCCAGACCTGAAGACGGGGTTATAAAAAACGGAATTACTCTTTTGAAAATTAAAAATGGTGTAGATTTTGATGAAAAAAATAAAATATTCTTATTATTTACTTTAGCTGCTGAAAATAATGATAATCATCAGGAATTAATGGAAGAAATAGCTGATTTATTGAATGAAAGTGAAAAAATCAAAAGAATAATGTATGATGAATTAACAGATTTAGAAATATACGATATTATTTTACAGTAA
- a CDS encoding PTS sugar transporter subunit IIA: MLKEFLKDNIKIVENVSNWEEAIKIAAKSLIDKNNIEDIYVQAIIDDVYKYGPYIVLTDGAAMPHSRPENGVLKMGMSFLKVKNGVDFYKTDEKVYLFFVLAAENSDSHQEAISELADFLGNDDKVKK, translated from the coding sequence ATGTTAAAAGAGTTTTTAAAAGATAATATAAAAATAGTAGAAAATGTTTCAAATTGGGAAGAAGCTATAAAAATAGCAGCAAAATCTTTGATTGATAAAAATAATATAGAAGATATATATGTACAGGCTATAATAGATGATGTATATAAATACGGTCCTTATATAGTTCTTACTGACGGAGCTGCAATGCCTCATTCAAGACCTGAAAATGGTGTATTAAAAATGGGAATGAGCTTTTTAAAAGTAAAAAATGGTGTTGATTTTTATAAAACGGATGAAAAGGTATATTTATTCTTTGTTTTAGCTGCTGAAAATTCTGATAGTCATCAAGAGGCTATATCTGAATTAGCCGATTTTTTAGGTAATGATGATAAAGTAAAAAAATGA
- a CDS encoding PTS transporter subunit IIC translates to MEVLLKIWTYFVQNILTQPAYFIGFIVLIGYILLKKTWYECLAGFLKATVGYLILLVGSGGLVNNFRPILVGLKDRFDLQATVIDPYYGQNAVQTAMEHMGKSFSQVMMLILIAFMFNVILVAFRKVTKIRSLFTTGNVQIQQAAAAFWIIFFVFLN, encoded by the coding sequence ATGGAAGTTTTATTGAAGATATGGACATACTTTGTACAAAATATTCTTACACAGCCGGCATATTTTATTGGTTTTATAGTATTAATAGGTTATATACTATTAAAAAAAACTTGGTATGAATGTTTAGCAGGATTTTTAAAAGCTACTGTTGGATATCTTATACTTTTAGTGGGCTCTGGAGGACTTGTCAATAATTTTAGACCTATACTTGTAGGGCTTAAAGATAGATTTGATTTGCAAGCAACAGTTATAGATCCGTATTATGGACAAAATGCTGTTCAAACTGCAATGGAGCATATGGGAAAATCTTTTTCTCAGGTAATGATGCTTATTCTTATAGCATTTATGTTTAATGTTATTTTAGTTGCCTTTAGAAAAGTTACAAAAATACGTTCTTTATTTACTACAGGAAATGTTCAGATACAGCAAGCAGCGGCAGCTTTTTGGATAATATTTTTTGTTTTCCTGAATTAG
- a CDS encoding PTS transporter subunit IIC yields the protein MDNIFCFPELGDIPMLIIMSIILGLYWAVGSNLTVEITQDLTNGGGFCIAHQQMFALKIFSIIAEKLKGKGESKKLEDIKFPGFLSIFNDNMVSTSILMLVFFGIILLILGKDYLIDNEFMKEGQSFFFYTLTTALNFAVYLSILQLGVTTFVAELTQSFKGISTRFLHGAVPGIDCTAAFGFGPPNAITIGLLFGAAGQFLAIIILILMKSPILIIAGFIPVFFDNATIAIFANNKGGIKAAMIFTFISGICQVFGSAFIAYWIGLATYGGYVGMLDWAVLWPGFTIIMKYLGYAGVAIIVLILIAIPQIQYMKNKDTYFLIIDDYDAYKEKLKEKSKF from the coding sequence TTGGATAATATTTTTTGTTTTCCTGAATTAGGTGATATTCCTATGCTTATAATCATGAGTATAATTCTTGGTTTATATTGGGCTGTAGGTTCTAATTTAACTGTAGAAATTACTCAAGATTTAACAAATGGCGGCGGTTTTTGCATTGCTCATCAACAAATGTTTGCTTTAAAAATATTTTCTATTATAGCCGAAAAATTAAAAGGAAAAGGTGAAAGTAAGAAATTAGAAGATATTAAATTTCCAGGATTTTTATCAATTTTCAATGACAATATGGTATCTACTTCTATATTGATGTTAGTATTCTTTGGAATAATATTATTAATTTTAGGAAAAGATTACTTAATAGATAATGAATTCATGAAAGAAGGTCAAAGTTTCTTTTTCTATACATTAACAACAGCTTTGAATTTCGCAGTATATTTATCTATATTGCAATTAGGTGTTACAACATTTGTGGCAGAATTAACACAATCTTTCAAAGGTATATCCACAAGATTTCTTCATGGGGCTGTTCCGGGTATTGACTGTACAGCCGCTTTTGGTTTTGGACCTCCAAATGCTATTACTATTGGCTTATTATTTGGGGCAGCTGGACAATTTCTGGCAATTATTATATTGATACTTATGAAAAGCCCTATACTAATAATAGCCGGATTTATACCTGTATTTTTTGATAATGCTACTATAGCAATATTTGCTAATAATAAAGGCGGCATTAAAGCTGCTATGATTTTTACATTTATTTCTGGAATATGTCAGGTATTTGGATCTGCTTTCATAGCTTATTGGATAGGACTTGCTACTTATGGCGGTTATGTAGGTATGTTGGATTGGGCTGTATTATGGCCTGGATTTACAATAATTATGAAATATTTAGGTTATGCTGGTGTTGCTATTATAGTATTAATATTGATAGCTATACCTCAAATTCAGTATATGAAAAACAAAGACACATATTTTTTAATTATTGATGATTACGATGCTTATAAAGAAAAATTAAAAGAAAAAAGCAAATTTTAA
- a CDS encoding Cof-type HAD-IIB family hydrolase: MNNIELIATDLDGTLLNNNHQISEYNKKVIKRASEKGIKTILSTGRPTASAYKFLYDLNIDTELISFNGAMITDKNSNIIYQENLNPEISIKLINIAEKYNVYHQGFLGDRWNIGFFDKKWTNFYTSIAKIDNYIIGFGDIEDFSFSKFMFIGENDILKNIAEELNCTFGSSIYHTFSRDVYLEVHSPNTSKAKALKYLADKYNINSDNIIAFGDNNNDLEMLEFAGISVAVENAEDTVKSKSLYITKSNEENGVGIFINNILNLNI; encoded by the coding sequence TTGAATAATATTGAGCTTATAGCCACAGATTTAGACGGCACTTTATTAAATAATAATCATCAAATAAGCGAGTATAATAAAAAAGTGATAAAAAGAGCCTCTGAAAAAGGAATAAAAACTATATTATCTACAGGAAGACCTACAGCATCGGCTTATAAATTTTTATATGATTTAAATATTGATACCGAGCTTATATCATTCAATGGTGCTATGATAACGGATAAGAATTCAAATATTATATATCAAGAAAATTTAAATCCTGAAATAAGTATTAAACTTATAAATATTGCTGAAAAATATAATGTATATCATCAGGGATTTTTAGGTGATAGATGGAATATTGGTTTCTTTGATAAAAAATGGACTAATTTCTATACATCAATAGCAAAAATAGACAATTATATTATAGGTTTTGGTGATATAGAAGATTTTTCTTTCAGCAAATTTATGTTTATAGGTGAAAATGATATATTAAAAAATATAGCCGAAGAATTAAATTGCACTTTTGGAAGCAGTATATATCATACATTTTCAAGAGATGTTTATTTAGAAGTTCATAGTCCTAATACTTCAAAGGCTAAGGCTTTAAAATATTTAGCTGATAAATACAATATCAATTCTGATAATATAATAGCTTTCGGTGATAATAATAATGATTTGGAAATGCTTGAATTTGCCGGTATTTCTGTTGCTGTTGAAAATGCTGAAGATACTGTAAAATCAAAGTCCTTATACATTACCAAAAGCAATGAAGAAAATGGGGTAGGGATATTCATTAATAATATTCTTAATTTAAATATATAA
- a CDS encoding ComF family protein: protein MKLYKHIINNILSLIFPNHCIICGELMQSNNMNYVCIDCINKNLDYIHKDEYIRCPKCGKVLESEKSICICKDEELYFDECKSMLYYNNHTIDLIHKMKFSHRYLICKDFAAMLSYYYKDYIKNYDAVTFVPLGKNRFLERGYNQSEIIAETISKILNIKLIDDIIFRQKETKALSSLNSKTERLNMIKNAFVINTDYSDHNKIDLLIIDDVLTTGSTLNEISKEIKKLECINKIGLLTVARA, encoded by the coding sequence ATGAAACTTTACAAGCATATTATAAATAATATATTATCTTTAATATTTCCTAATCACTGTATAATATGCGGAGAGTTAATGCAAAGTAATAATATGAATTATGTTTGTATTGACTGCATAAATAAAAATTTGGATTATATACATAAAGATGAATATATAAGGTGTCCTAAATGCGGTAAAGTTTTAGAAAGTGAAAAATCAATATGCATTTGCAAAGATGAAGAACTTTATTTTGATGAATGCAAATCTATGCTTTATTATAATAATCATACAATAGATTTGATTCACAAAATGAAGTTCTCTCATAGATATTTGATATGTAAAGACTTCGCTGCTATGCTTAGTTATTATTATAAAGACTACATAAAAAATTATGATGCCGTTACTTTTGTGCCTCTTGGTAAAAATAGATTTTTGGAAAGAGGATACAATCAAAGTGAAATAATAGCAGAAACAATATCTAAAATTCTAAATATAAAATTAATAGATGATATAATATTCAGGCAAAAAGAAACCAAAGCATTAAGTTCTTTAAACAGTAAAACAGAAAGACTAAACATGATAAAAAATGCTTTTGTGATAAATACCGACTACAGCGATCATAATAAAATAGATCTTCTTATAATAGATGATGTACTTACCACGGGAAGCACTTTAAATGAAATTTCTAAAGAGATTAAGAAACTAGAATGCATTAACAAAATAGGTTTGCTTACAGTAGCCCGTGCTTAG
- a CDS encoding prohibitin family protein: protein MRIINVSSNKLHSLLFILLPVVLVVGFLIFSSVTIVSTGEVGIRSRLGKAISQEEPGLHFRIPFIDTIKTMEVREQTVEKTYAVSSKDMQTISMTLNVQYSITGDALDLFRKFGTDYKNKLVNPRISESLNAVSARYTIEEFITKRNEMAGELLKEVMSDFQDYGITVAACSIIEHDFSDEFDQAIERKLIASQNALTAQNDLEKVKYEAEAEITKAKGIAEANRIMQESLTPLLIQRMYIEKWDGKMPQVAGSGVSPMIQIK from the coding sequence ATGAGAATAATAAATGTGAGTTCAAATAAACTGCATTCTCTACTTTTTATACTATTACCTGTTGTTTTAGTTGTAGGATTTTTAATATTTTCTAGCGTTACAATAGTATCTACTGGAGAAGTTGGAATAAGAAGCAGATTAGGTAAAGCTATATCTCAGGAAGAACCCGGACTTCATTTTAGAATACCTTTTATAGACACAATAAAAACTATGGAAGTAAGAGAACAAACAGTAGAAAAAACTTATGCTGTATCATCAAAGGATATGCAGACAATATCTATGACTTTAAATGTTCAGTATTCTATAACAGGAGATGCTTTAGATTTATTTAGAAAATTCGGAACAGATTATAAAAACAAATTAGTTAATCCTAGAATATCAGAGAGTTTGAATGCTGTTTCTGCAAGATACACTATAGAAGAATTCATAACAAAAAGAAATGAAATGGCTGGAGAGCTTTTAAAAGAGGTTATGAGTGATTTTCAGGATTACGGCATCACAGTTGCAGCATGCTCTATCATAGAACATGATTTTTCTGATGAATTTGATCAAGCAATAGAAAGAAAATTGATAGCTTCACAAAATGCATTAACTGCTCAAAATGATTTAGAAAAAGTAAAATATGAAGCTGAAGCTGAAATTACAAAGGCTAAAGGTATAGCAGAAGCCAATAGAATAATGCAGGAATCTTTAACACCTCTTCTTATTCAAAGAATGTATATAGAAAAATGGGATGGTAAAATGCCTCAGGTTGCTGGTTCTGGTGTAAGCCCTATGATACAAATAAAATAA
- a CDS encoding alpha/beta fold hydrolase encodes MEMLNRVLISDDGHRMYTYIFKPDSKPKAIVQIVHGLGEHAGRYKEIAEKLNKEGFLVCADDHRGFGRSTVSKDQIGHMADKNGHELIIEDMKHLMVNTKADYPNLPYFMMGHSMGSFLTRGFLIKYHKDLNGAIIMGTRGKPKGIENLGKTIANIQKSLFGGRKRAYLLDKLSVGGYGKKFFPKDNSDLAWLTSDKEEIKKAQEDEYFANKPASIETYIQLFELIDKISNKDNYSSMDKNFPILLISGAKDPVGDMGKGVKWVHEMYESLGFKDVTISLYENGRHEILNDVQRDDVAKEIIAWLNAHIA; translated from the coding sequence ATGGAAATGCTTAATAGAGTTTTAATATCAGATGATGGTCATAGAATGTATACATATATTTTTAAACCTGATTCTAAGCCTAAAGCAATAGTGCAAATAGTTCATGGACTTGGAGAGCATGCTGGAAGATATAAAGAGATTGCTGAAAAACTTAATAAAGAAGGATTTTTAGTTTGTGCCGACGATCATAGAGGATTTGGAAGAAGCACTGTAAGTAAGGATCAAATAGGGCATATGGCCGATAAAAACGGACATGAACTTATTATAGAAGATATGAAGCATTTAATGGTAAATACTAAAGCCGATTATCCTAATCTTCCTTATTTTATGATGGGTCATAGTATGGGTTCTTTTCTTACTAGAGGTTTTTTGATTAAATATCATAAAGATTTAAATGGTGCTATAATAATGGGTACTAGGGGAAAACCTAAGGGAATAGAAAATCTAGGAAAAACTATAGCTAATATTCAGAAGTCATTATTCGGCGGAAGAAAAAGAGCTTATTTACTTGACAAATTATCAGTTGGCGGATACGGTAAAAAATTCTTCCCTAAAGATAATTCAGATTTAGCATGGCTTACTTCAGATAAGGAAGAAATTAAGAAAGCTCAGGAAGATGAATACTTTGCAAATAAGCCTGCAAGTATAGAAACTTACATTCAATTATTTGAACTTATTGATAAAATTTCAAATAAGGATAATTATTCTTCTATGGATAAAAATTTCCCTATACTTTTAATATCAGGAGCGAAAGACCCTGTAGGAGATATGGGAAAGGGAGTTAAATGGGTTCATGAAATGTATGAGTCATTAGGATTTAAAGATGTTACTATAAGTCTTTATGAAAATGGAAGACATGAAATACTTAATGATGTTCAAAGAGATGATGTAGCTAAAGAGATAATTGCTTGGCTTAATGCTCATATAGCATAG
- a CDS encoding NUDIX domain-containing protein gives MAFSDNERMIFGKGVGCVVIKDGKVLLGRHNYGRGKGLLIIPGGFINEGELPAEAAEREVLEETNVKVKTKEIVSMRFTENDWYLMFRAEYISGEAKVNDSENSEVIWLDVEEALNKKDVPPLSKEAIKSCLKFINSENKYAMSIKEDYDASRELGSYAYYD, from the coding sequence ATGGCATTTTCAGATAATGAAAGAATGATATTTGGAAAAGGCGTTGGCTGTGTAGTAATAAAGGACGGTAAAGTTCTTCTAGGACGTCATAATTACGGAAGAGGAAAAGGACTTCTTATAATACCAGGAGGATTTATCAATGAAGGAGAACTGCCTGCTGAAGCTGCTGAGCGTGAAGTATTAGAAGAAACAAATGTGAAAGTAAAGACAAAAGAAATAGTATCAATGCGTTTTACTGAAAATGATTGGTATTTGATGTTCAGAGCAGAATATATTTCAGGAGAGGCAAAAGTTAATGACAGTGAAAACAGCGAAGTTATTTGGCTTGATGTAGAAGAAGCTTTAAATAAAAAAGATGTGCCTCCCCTATCAAAAGAAGCAATAAAATCATGTTTAAAATTTATTAACTCAGAAAATAAATATGCTATGAGTATAAAAGAAGATTATGATGCATCAAGAGAATTAGGTTCTTATGCCTATTATGATTAA